The Sardina pilchardus chromosome 24, fSarPil1.1, whole genome shotgun sequence nucleotide sequence ttttttacggtcagtgaatagcaccgagtgaaaatcaatgtttgctttatatctagtgacagtggtgatgtcgtcagtttggataagtagagtaaacttagtcagaagatctagaaatatcaaacggaggagcagagaacttgacagagagctgcaccgctgttttgagaatgacagtagtgtcatGAGACTTCGccgcctatgttgttgtacgtcactgttcaacttcacacccagttcttacatgtttacgcctacaccgaggcggctttggaatatcgcgcctcttgtcctcactgacctagccggggaatggccggttaaacctagccgcggatgaggcggcgttcagtcagttaacggcttgTTATTTGCCTTGAACGACCACGGAGGCGGCTCTGCTCGGAACTGTTCGATTTCTTACTACATTGAAGAATATCCTAATTTGGTAAGAGGCCAGACCTGTCATACTAGTTTACAATAAACAGGCGGAGATGAAGACTGAAGAACAAGGCTATGATAAGCCTAAGCTAGCCTACCGTATTTCTGGCCGAAAACTCGACGGTGAAAACGGTATTGCATTCATTCTGATAATATACGCGGAAGCAAAGGCGCTGATATCCAAGATCTAAATCAAAGCAGCGCCTTTTTACTACGTTCACTCTCCCTCGCTACAGATGGTAATGTTGCTACTTCTAAATGGCACGTGTTGATTCCCTTACTTTTGTCTTACATTTGCCTTTTTTGCAGTCCATTACATTTCCATTGTGGATGGaacagatctacagtatgtgggtgtatgtgtcagTGGTTCCTAAAGTGAATTAGCCTACTTATAACAGGCTGCAGACCACTTTAAGTAAGACTATCAGTCAACAGATGATGACATTAGTCCACAAGATGAGGTATTCCATGAAGCTGCTTGTGCATGTGAAATTGTGTATAGGCTActaaccacatactgtagagacaAACGTGCTAAGACCATGGAAGTCTTATTTGGGTGATCATAAAAAGATAAGATTTACAATTTTTACTGATAATTATTTTGGTCATGAAAAAAAAGGGTCAAGCAATTCGCCAAATTTAAAGCCAATAAAAGTCAGATGCCTGCTATCTTTTCTTTGTTATCCTATACCGGCCATCGTCTTTAGTTTCTGAGGGATGTGAGGGTCATGCTCTAGAAGGCACTGACACAGAACAGGTTAATTAAATCCCACTGCACAGGAAATGTATTAACTTCTGTTTGTAGCCTAATTTGTCTTTTTGTTGTCTTGTCATTTAAGGTAATCAGGAGTTGTTGtcatttcttctgtgtgtgtgtgtgtgtgtgcgtgtgcgtgtgcgtgtgcgtgtgcgtgtgtgcggaaGTCAGGCTATCTTTAGAGAAGGCGTGGACTTTAGGACAGAGCCCTAAACAATACGACTCATCACATTTCCTGCTGTTTGTCATTTATTCCAGTCAGTAGATAGTCATTTTGGAATTAATTTCATctggaaagaaaaaggaaaaatatgTAACATTGCAggatgtaggctacctgtagtcTGCCTCGCTTGCAGAGGAGCTGAACTCCTATGCCCACTTTAAGGACTCACAGCAAGAGCTCCAGAGCTTTTCCAATcttttaaaggtgaactatgcaagatttgcagcttaatttgccttaactgttCATCTTCAGATCAAGTTCAGAGTCATTGAAATGGTTTTTCGACTAATTCCAGGTTGAATGATGATTGTCTCGCTTCCCTAGTGCCTGTGAGGGGAAAAAccatgcttgcaagtttgtgccaccaggccggtgcactgacaaacagaaagtctccagcctcgcgatcatgctcgtgaaaaggcagactgaccaattgaggaGTGTTGGAAAATATACACggtaaagctgtaggggaagctctgcagagaaacctgcaagcataaaagagaaaacagcgaagaaatcgccaaacctgcatagttctgAACTTTAGTTTgggtagtccttcaaccaatcagaccaacgatcttggtgcgcctggtggataagctagtttgtgattggttccagcaaacgtggacaggaagcaggagagataaatgtgcaggtttccagcctgagctgcagggtgaaatccaacTGCCAGCTAATCGGGTTATATTCAGTCTAATGTGGTCTATTAGAATAGTCCATTAGTCACCTGTGAAATACCTTTATGACAACCACAGAGTACCCACAGAGTACTAGTCACCTCTGTTGCCATTAGACAAAGATCATGACACCCTCCCACCAAATTAGACCCCCCGAATAGGTCCACAGGTGATATATTATCATTTGCTCTGTGAACTGCTCTCTCCCACTTTGATCAGGTGAATCAATTACAGACGGATGCTCATGATGAAGCTTTAAGACCTGCACATCAGTTCCTAACCTGTAGGCTAGAGTATACTTTCACCTTGGCCAAGTTGAGAATTTTACTGATCATGTCCACTAGGGGGCTCTAATACACCAATTTACTGAAACCAttgacatttaaaaacaattacATATTTTGGTTTATTACCTTTATTAGCTTTCAGAGGatttccattaaaaaaaacacattcataagCACTCAGTACAGAGGAAACACAGCATTTAGTCAATACAGATGAATATGTTTTAATAGTGTTCAGATTCATATAgtatcacattcacacatttacacaattaACAAATTATTCATCTTGAAATATTGTACATTCACATGCTGTTCTGCTGTTCCAAGATACATACACGCATGAAGGCCCTTCTTTTCACTTGTTACAGCCACATGCAGTCATTTGTGGTTCAGCAAACTAGTTTAGTTGAATTAGGATTATTATTTCCAAAATGCAAATTATTCATACATCTCAAAGACCTCTGCTCTGGGCTTCTGAGTTGTCTGTGGTTAAATGCCTTTTCTTGAAAATctaaaatgtcattttaatttaattcaatttaatttaattggtAGGCAAAATTATTTTGCTAATTTTATGCCATGTTCGTGATCCCACAGTATAGGCAACACTCACTGTATCCATGCATATGTTTTCTGTAAATTAATCTCTTCAAAGCTTTACAAAAACATGCACGACCAAATGTCATTTAGACCCCGTTTACATGACGACGCAGGGCGTTTTTGTCTTCAccgctttcacacctttaacgataccggtcaaaaaaacatttgcgtttacacacagaggtgaaaacGCCAAGTTGCCCAGAAGAAGCATGCCAGTGGGTGTTCCCAACAGTAGCTATGCAAATACCTTTCCTCGTCATTCAATGAGCGCGCTCAaaaaaagcgactctaatcggagctgtcAAGTGTCACAAAACTTTCGCCGGATGGACTCTCTCACGCTTGCCATGttatgaaacttggcagccctttaTGTCAAGCACATCGTGGATGTTTGCACAACGATTgagagctaatacacaggattgCTTTTCAATTTCTGTCTTGTAATGTTATTGTATATGCCCCCCTAGAATAATATCGAATGTCTATCAGAACTGCCCGCCGCCTAACACCTGAAGCAACCCTGTATTTCGCATGCACGGTTAATATAGGCGACGGACATTCGCCTacattatttactgaaatgtaaaggaggccagcattattcgcggactaagtggagctaaattaagttattattttgctgtcacttcgtctgttttatggcctagaaggttgtatttggtatctgtagatagctctagctctcctcttttatctgacatgcaagccatattttttgaccacggtttcacgagtaggctaaatcaaacgaaagtagcggtagccgaaggtatatgacattcttatttgtttgtcacttcgtctgttttataacgataaaggatcgatgtgtttggtatcaatggaaagctctgtttctcatctttcatttgatatgcgtgtcatgtctgtgcgatgcctggtcccggagtaattcaagtgagagtggctgcgtgggtgaacgcagagcaatagactgtaaatatgatataccttgatttaaattcatgattttagattcatgattttattttattttcatacgtgtctagtctcgttggaaagccccggttctgctctttcatgcaatataggtctcatctcgctgtgactaataatagcggagcaatgtaccagagaagaatgggtgtgttttttgacgcactttgcgtccgtcgggtccgttaaattgacttggaaaaaaaatagaatttgtaaactgtcggaatgggggtactaaaatgtgtcggactggcagcatgtctaaatagcagcatgtcgaaatagaggcatgtctaaatggaagcatgtcatagtggtggcatgtctcagtggcagcatgtaaccctcCTGCGCAAACGAAATGTGTGCTCCtaggctctgcattaagttgattaCGGCTACGTGTTCATCAACTCTTCTAGCAGTCTAGCAGGGAAGGTGGtggatttaaaagtagcctagagaCTATTTTGGCGCAGGTTATTGTTAATGCGTTGTTGCTGGCCGTCGAAATCATGCAGAATAGCAGCAGCACACGGCTCcaattgttgttgttctgccaagtgtctagtcaggtgaggtcaagcgCGGGGGCTGGACTAGAGGTTCGAGGTGGGGCTATGTCGTCATGAAAACCCCAGATGTGCCTTTACACGGCAAAACGAAAACGGGGTTCTCAAAAACCTCCACCCTAGAAGCAGTTTTCAAAAACCATCGTTTTCAGCCGCCAAAACGGCGTCGTCGTGTAAACGAAAGGCctaactgatgaaaaaaaactcagtttttgaaaaaaacgttGTCGTGTAAACAGGGCCTTAAAGTCTGTTTCCGTCATGTTCCTCCAGGTGTTAAAAAGCGCACCTAATAACTCAACCCATTAATGCTTGATTGCACCCTGCACTGAGGCAATGAATTAGCAAATAATGGCGTCCGCTTATGCTGTCAGCAGAGTTGCTACAGGGTTAATGGCATtctgtgcagttttttttttacctaaaTATACCAGTTTTGATTATAAAGTCACCTCAACCTGGCAAGACCTCCCAACCGTACCCTGAGGTGGGTACTCTTATCACTATAATCTTATTTTGTTCAATGTgtataacaataccagtggtattaaatggttattagaatgttgatgagtgtgcatatgtgaatgtggataacaCTGTGTAATTGTCAGCGGtgaataaactgtgtttacttgtgtttagcCTCCACCACAGCCCTGCCTACCCCCTCTCTCATCAGTCGACATGACTCTTCAGAGATTATCTTTGCCggtttgtaaacaaatccacgTGTAGGGTCCAGTAGGCCTACGAAAGTTGCCAGTCATGAGTAGCATGACAGTTTTTGTAAGATACAAATACTCAGCAGCTGTAGGGGGAGCCCAGTTGCAAAAACGGAACGACACTGGAGACCtttaattgatgttgatgatgCCCACTGCAATGTGAAACTAGTGCTCCTATATAGTGGTACGATGCATCAGGACTGAAAGAGGCCTGATTTTGttacattagattagattcaacgttattgtcattgtgcaaagTACAAATACAGAGTACACAAAATGCAGTTAGCATCTAGCCAGAAGTGCAATGTGAATAGGCAGTATACATCTCATGCCTTTAACCTCTCAGCAGGGGAGTTGTACATTCTAAATCTGTTTGGTTGTAGAACAATTtaaggttctaaaattccaaGTCAGCTTGCAAAATGTCAATGTTCAGGTTTTGGGGCAGGGGGGTGGGTACGTCACATCTAGCAGGAGCTGTGGTGAGGGCCTTGCCCTGCACTGAAGTTGTGGTCAGCAGATGATGTGCCGTTTTCTTCATCAGGCCTTGCAGGCAGCAGCTGATGGCCTCACGTAccgtagaggaggagaagtagAAGATCATGGGGTCCAAGCAAGCGTTGAGCGTGGTGAACATGAGTGCCAGGTCTCTCCACCCTTCGGTCTTACCGTGCACGTAGCCCACCACATGGGAGATGTTGTAGGGCGCAAAGCAGACGGTGAACACCAGGAGGGTGACCACTGCCATACCCACAGCCCTCAGACGATGCTTACGGGTAATCTTAGGCAGCCGGGACAGAACGCGGATTAAGTTGATGTAGCAGAAGCAGCAGATGAGGAACGGGGTGAGGAAGAGCACCAGGAAGAGTTCGAAGCGCCAAAAAATGATAATCTTCTGCTGGTCGTGCGGGTATTCTTTACACCTGTGCTGAGGTACCAGAGGGGCGGCAAAACTGGCGTTGTCGGCGGTTACGTTGTCCGGGTGTGGAAACAGTATGGAGGCCATGCTCATGTTGATAGCGGTCAGGAGCCAGATGAGGACGCTCACTATCACCGTGTAGCAAGGCCGGCGCCACGCCAAGTACTGGAAGGGGAAAATCACGGCCAGGTAGCGCTCCACCGCCACCGCAGTCAGGAAGAGCGCGCTGATGTAGAtgcagaagaagaaagagaagttGGAGACCTTGCACAGGAAATACGACATGTTCCACTCCATGTCGTCCGCGGCCTCCTTCATCTTCAGCGGCAGGaaggtgaggaagatgaggtCGGAGATGGACAGGTTGAGCAGGAGGATGTCCATAGGGGTCGGCTCGTGACGTAGCTTGATGCAGAAGGTGCGGAATGCCAGGATGTTGGCAGGGAACCCCAGTATGAAGGTGAGGATGTAAACACACAGCAGGAGATGGCAAATCATCATGGCGCAGGTGTTTGGGCGCACCACAGCTTTTGGATGTGAATCTGAAAGCCAGTAGTGTTGTTTAAAATCTTGAATTGCTAAAATGCCTGACTGGATGCAATGCGAAGAGTCTGATCAAGGCAAGTAGAATGATTCAAATGTATtatcctgtgtctgtgtgtgcgtgtgtgtgtgtgtgtatgtgtgttataaaTGGTTCAGGTGACATTTGTGAGGCCAGAACCCATATCTAATGAGGTCAGAGCCAAACACCTGCCTGCAGACTGAACAAATATAGGGACTACTTTTATGACTATCTctggaaagacaaaaaatgtattttttaacaacCACAAATTATTATTGGGAATTTAATTTAATGCAATGTGCTTTTAATCAAGTTCAATTTCCCTAGTTTAATTAATTATACTACCAgtacatattatattatacagtgtacagtatacatatttatGATATACTGCACAGCCTATGATCCATTTTAAGACGAAAGAAGAAGAGGACGAAAACAGAACCTCACAAATCTCACAAAAAGGGTAGCCTACAGAGGAGCAGAAAGACCTACCTTCAGATGCAGTTGCACAGTTGCAGCCACTTGTTATTCCACCAAGGTCCCCTTCGTTCTGAGGGTCCACCACATCTGGCACTGATATGAGTGCTGTAATCCCATCCCACAGCAAACAGAGTTTGTCACTGCCTTACTTTGTGGGGAGGAAATTTAATAACGTCCTGGCCTATCTGCGGCCCTCCAAACAACGTTTCTTGGCAACGCTATgacatggacatacacactcCCATCACTCACGCCCCTTTAGGTAAATCATCACAACTTTTAGATCGCTAAGTAGACAGCAAACAACTAATCCGGATTTCTAGCAATTTCCAGGCTTGTGCCAAGAATTGCTACTgactgttgtttgtttgtaccaCATGTTGTTTTATCACACGTCCATATGGGAGCCATTTTATATTCCATAAAGAGGCATGATGATGACACCACAGGCAGCAGAAGTCACCCCAGGTCAAACCCAGGTCTCCTCCACATGGGCAACTCACATCCAAACTATATGCACTCTAGAAATAAAAGTGTTATTGAAGCCAGGCCTGTTGCTATTGGAGCTGGAAGCAACTCATGTCATTCTGCCCTCCCCATTGGGAAGTAGCCTACACCCATGCGTACCATAACATTCACATGTTACTACCTACACCACCACTATCCATCCGAGAGTACCTCACACAGTCGTCTTAGTGGGCCTGGATATTTGACCCcaatactgtgtgtgcatgtaattgcAAATATTTAATCATCCATCTCAAAACATCGGATCTTGAACAGATGAAGAcattcaaataaatcaaatcgaATTGGGACCGGAGAGCTGTGCTGCGCCTGGTAGCAGCATCTGACCATATTCAGGTCAGAGTGCCCATGAGGTAATTTTCCGATCCCACCCTCATCATTCTCTCACATTCACTTCCTgtaaaataaaggcaaaaagccctaGCCTGGAAGAACAAATTTGAATTGCTCTTCAGGTCTGTCTGGTAAAGAGGCCATTCACTCCCATTTCCAGTGTTCCTAAAAGTCAAACACCAATCACAAGCGTTGAGGCGGACACAACATGACAACATGGAAGCAGTTTTTGAAAAACACTAATTTGTTGAGACATTTTTGAGACATTCTGTTGCTCAACATATGTCATCCCATCCATTGCTCTGATTGGTGCGTTCAGAAGCATTTTGATCGGTGTTTGTTGGTGACGCCCCTTGGAATTGGTTAGGTGAATGAACCTTGTCCAGAGTCAGACCCAATCTCAGTTACAGTATTTCAGTTCAGAAGGTCTGGTGCTAGCATAAAGCCCCCAAATAAACTCTAAAACACCATCAAATTATCACATAAGATGATCACATCAGCAGTGGCCACTACAGGCTCCGATATAGGCCTGGCCTACCAATTTACTGTAAAGAagtaacaaaaaaataacaataattcaTGATGCCCATTTGGCTTTTATTGACAGTCATGCCGTTTCTAGAATGGTTTAGGAAGGCTTTTGGTGGATTTATTTTACAACACAGGcctaagatttgaggacaaagCTAACAGCTGAATATTGTAATGGTGGTCATATTCAAATACAGTATAGATTTACAAATATGGACTCAATATAttttacatacaaacataaaatACCTATTTTAACTCTTACAGTATTAGGTTGGAGATATTGCCTCATGCAATAATTTGTGGGGAACATTTACCATCAAAATATTTAAGTGAAAATGCAAAGTATTCATCCATCTCAGAATGACTCTGTCTCAAATGAAAAACTGTATGAGTGAGATTtactgtatcttttttttgGCACTTAGATGGTTAACAGCTCTGAAAGCAAAATATGACACATATATCAGCAATAAAACCGTCCTTTGGTGTAATTTAGGACCTTCCCACGTCACTGAAACTTCCGCTAAAGCCACGTGCTGGTGAGCAGCCTAAGCATACAGTGAGCGAAATTAGTCATCAGAGAAGCACACAGACGGTGACGACAGAGGACTCCACGGCGTTATGTTGGAGAACTTTAATCTACAGCATGAAATAATTGTGAAAAGGACAGAAAGGCGCACACCTATATAAACTTGCACAAAGAAAGGAATTATTGTTCGTAAGAAAGTTACAATTGTACACTTGTTTATACAAAGAACACATTCACTATTACCTGCACACTTGTTTTTAGAAAGAATACATATTTGTCACTTGCAAAAGgtgcattatttatttactgcctttttttttacatgttctCCTGACACAGCCTTTCTTTCAAGAGAGCCTCACATGCCTCAACAGTATATCAGGACCATCGAATTAGATGTTACTGTATCATAGTCAGTGAGAGCTCAGTCAAGGCAAGACCAATGGCTGAGACCAAGACAAGTCCGAGTCCAAATACCAGCAAGTCCGAGACCATAAAAATGTCTTAGGTCCAAATACCAGCAAGTCCGAGACCATAAGAATGCCTTGAGTCCAGACTGCCTTCGAGAATTATTTCTGTACATTATTGTTTATCCATCCCGTTCCTCAGCTTTCCTTCTCTCAATTTCTCTTCCGTTTGTCCACTTGCCAGCTGCTTGTCCGTGAGCCTCCCTGGTGGCTTCTCTAGGCTGGTAAGATCAGGCGGTGGTGACGCTGGGTGTGTGGGCGTCTGTCCCAACGCCTGAGACCCACTCACCTGCCTCACGGCCGCGGGCAGCCCTGCGGGGTGGGCGTTCGCTTGGCTGGATCTCTGCCGCGTCCCCCCGCCACGACTACCGCCGtgactaccaccaccacccccacctctgcCGTCTCTCAGACAGGCGCAGAGACTCCGGGGCCCGGCGGGCGAGAGCATCAGCATGACGACGGGCTCCAGGAAGACGTTGCACGAGCTGGTCAGCATGGCCTCGCGGCGCCAGCTGACGTTCTCGTTGAGCACGAAGCCCACCACGTGCGAGGCGTTGTAGGGCGCGTAGCACACCACGAAGACGGCCAGCGTGGAGCAGGCGATGGCCAGCACGCGGCGCTTGCCGCCGGCCGGCAGGTTGGAGCGCCCCACCAGGGCCACGCAGCGGAGCGTGCAGAAGGCCGTGatcagcagcggcagcaggaaCAGCAACAGCGCCATCTCCAGGCGCAGCGGGCACAGCAGCTCCAGCTGCGTCTCGGTGAAGTTCTCGAAGCACGCCAGGctactgccgccgccgccgccgctgtggTTGCCGCCGCCGACGCTGCCGTTGTGGCCGTCGCTCACCGGCGACACGAAGTAGCCGCCCTGCTCCACCACCAGCCCCAGGCTCAGGTGCAGTAGCACCACCGCCCACAGGATGGCGCTGATCACGCAGGAGAGGCGCGCGCGGCGGTGCAGCTTGTAGGTGATGGGGAAGGCGATGCTCAGGTACCGGCCCACCGTCACCGCCGTGAGGAAGAGGCAGCTGCCGTAGATGGacgagaagaggaagaagctgTAGATGGGGCAGATGGCCGCCGGCAGCGCCCAGCCCTGGAGCACCGTCTCCAGGGCCTTGACGGGCATCCAGACCACCAGCGCCAGGTTGGCCAGGCACAGGTTGAGCGCGTAGACCACGCTGGGCGTGGCGCCGTGCTTGCGGGCCTTCTGCACGTACACAAACAGCACCAGCAGGTTGGAGGGGAGACCCAGGACGAAGGTGAAGGAGTAGACGCCCAGCGAGACGCAGTCCTCCGCGGCCACCATACTGGCCCTCGGGtcgacggacggacggacacacTATCCCCCGGTCTTATCTACCCACCGGTGGCAGCTGTCGGTCGCTCTTCAGTACTGGACGCACGGGCAGGTCTCCTCGCATGTGAATCCCAGCGCGAGTCATCGTGATCTTGGCGGCACACAACAGGTTCTTCTCCAGGTCCAAACTCCCCCCCGACTTCAGGACTTGCAGCAGCTGACACTGCTGAGAGTCTACTGAAGAGGCCActgagggggacagagagaaagagagatagagagagagagagagttctgctgCATGTGTTTACTTCGATGTCAGGATCAAAGTGGTCGGGCAGTGACAGTGAAGTGGGTATGGGCGTGATCagaggtgtgttggtgtgtgtgtgtgtgtgtctgtgtgtgcgtctgtgtgtctgttgggaggaagggagagagagagagagagagagagagaggaagagttgcCATGTGACTCAGTAAATGTGTGGAATGGTTTACACTGAGGGGCACGGCCTTGACGCAATCGCCCGGGATGATGATGGGCGCTCGGGCGCACGTAATCGACTGAGATGGCATTTACCTGGCGCGGAGGCTGGAGGAAGAAGGCTGGGCAGAGTGGAGGCTGGGGGCATGAGGGCGTTTAGTGAAATGATTCAGAATAATTGGGGGTTTAAGGAAGAGATGAGGAACTGGCCCCTGGTGCGCTCAGGCCATAAAAGCCATAAAGAGCTCTGGCGGATAATCGCAACCTAGGTGGTGTGTGGTAAGGCAACGGCCACTGGCACGAGAGGAGATACAttacatgtgtaaacaattaaaaagtcttaaaagtgtgtgtgtgtgtgtgtgtgtttgtgtgtgtgtgtgtgtgtgtgtctattccgGTTTAGGGAGGTCAGGTGTATTTGAGGAAAAGTAGTTAACCACAGTGTCATAATGTTAATAGGTCGGTGAGCTTCCGAATGAAGTCAAATTACAAAAacccaaacaaaaccaaaaccatGAAAGAGAGTTAGACAGTGCAAAGAGACCAACTGTggaaacaaagacagaaaaatgtAAATGCAACAGGAAACAAATGGTTGTAATACTAAGGGTGAATTAGAATCTTTACTGTAAACATTGTCATAAAAAAACGATTAACACTCTTTGCAGGCTCAGGGATCAAATAAACCCGGACAGCTAATCGATTCACATCTTTGTGTGCAGAGATAACCTCTCAGAAAAACAACGCCATTTAGCTCCAGCACGAGGCCTTCAGGGCAGGTCACTCATTGCGAAAATAAGTCCATGGCCAGCCCTGATAAGGCCCTAAGTGGTACCATTTTGATTTCATGACCCTTAAAATATTACAGTATCATAATCTTCGCTACACCACACTGTACAGGGGGACTGTCAAAAACACTTACAAAGCACAAAAGCGCAGTCCCATCCTTCTGCCTCTTACTTTATTTTCCAGATAATGcctgacacaaacaaacacattagaGACATTAAGGCCAGAGGGAAGGCAGTAAAAAGTTTATTATCGATGCGAGCGTaagagtgagtgtatgttttTGCCAATGCTTTGCCTATGTgtgagttaatgtgtgtgtgtgtgtgtgtgtgtgcagtatgtgtatgcgtgcgtgcgtgcgaatatgtgtgtgtgtgtgtgtgtgtgtgtgtgtgtgtgctctgaataAGGTTAGACACAATTTGCACCACTGTGGTACCATCAGGCGCCTTTCTTCCACTGCCCAACTCAAACAGTTaacaacacacatcaacaacagcCCCATTAAACTCACAAAAGCATGAGCGCACTGAGACGAGGGGCACTGAAGGGTACT carries:
- the LOC134073140 gene encoding free fatty acid receptor 3-like produces the protein MMICHLLLCVYILTFILGFPANILAFRTFCIKLRHEPTPMDILLLNLSISDLIFLTFLPLKMKEAADDMEWNMSYFLCKVSNFSFFFCIYISALFLTAVAVERYLAVIFPFQYLAWRRPCYTVIVSVLIWLLTAINMSMASILFPHPDNVTADNASFAAPLVPQHRCKEYPHDQQKIIIFWRFELFLVLFLTPFLICCFCYINLIRVLSRLPKITRKHRLRAVGMAVVTLLVFTVCFAPYNISHVVGYVHGKTEGWRDLALMFTTLNACLDPMIFYFSSSTVREAISCCLQGLMKKTAHHLLTTTSVQGKALTTAPARCDVPTPLPQNLNIDILQADLEF
- the si:dkey-211g8.9 gene encoding free fatty acid receptor 3; this encodes MVAAEDCVSLGVYSFTFVLGLPSNLLVLFVYVQKARKHGATPSVVYALNLCLANLALVVWMPVKALETVLQGWALPAAICPIYSFFLFSSIYGSCLFLTAVTVGRYLSIAFPITYKLHRRARLSCVISAILWAVVLLHLSLGLVVEQGGYFVSPVSDGHNGSVGGGNHSGGGGGSSLACFENFTETQLELLCPLRLEMALLLFLLPLLITAFCTLRCVALVGRSNLPAGGKRRVLAIACSTLAVFVVCYAPYNASHVVGFVLNENVSWRREAMLTSSCNVFLEPVVMLMLSPAGPRSLCACLRDGRGGGGGGSHGGSRGGGTRQRSSQANAHPAGLPAAVRQVSGSQALGQTPTHPASPPPDLTSLEKPPGRLTDKQLASGQTEEKLREGKLRNGMDKQ